A stretch of the Synechocystis sp. PCC 7338 genome encodes the following:
- the stpA gene encoding glucosylglycerol 3-phosphatase, whose translation MVLHQQRFSLDHGAFCQTLAQTENLLIIQDLDGVCMELVQNPLSRRLDADYVRATTLFADHFYVLTNGEHVGKRGVQGIAERAFGDVPFVQQEGLYLPGLAAGGVQWQDRHGNVSHPGVGQTELEFLAAVPSKIKSCLRQFFSNHAGVLSPEQLEMGIDASVLDNVASPTANLNTLANLLQDSPQIYRDLQETMAQLLDQLMADAAGQDLGNSFFVHYAPNLGRDEQGKEIIRWAKAGNSGTTDFQFMLQGGVKEAGVLALLNRYYHSRTGQYPLGESFSARQAPPSHQDLLHLVKTKFDLDLMPLIIGVGDTITSQVDETTGEIRRGGSDRQFLQLIQDLGDLGNQGNLVVYVDSSQGEVKNRQPLQLETVAGQTQVVAGPGDMRDREDPLKINVAFPGGHDQYVAAFKQAAQRRRTHFSQ comes from the coding sequence ATGGTATTACACCAACAACGTTTCTCCCTCGACCATGGAGCTTTTTGTCAAACCTTAGCCCAAACTGAAAATTTACTCATTATCCAAGACCTGGATGGGGTTTGCATGGAGCTAGTGCAGAATCCCCTCAGCCGTCGCCTTGATGCTGATTATGTCCGGGCCACCACCCTCTTCGCTGACCATTTTTATGTATTGACCAATGGGGAGCATGTTGGGAAAAGAGGAGTACAGGGCATTGCGGAACGGGCCTTTGGGGATGTACCTTTTGTGCAACAGGAAGGGCTATATTTGCCTGGTTTGGCGGCCGGGGGAGTGCAGTGGCAGGATCGCCATGGCAACGTGAGTCATCCTGGAGTAGGGCAAACGGAGTTGGAGTTTTTAGCGGCGGTGCCATCAAAAATCAAGAGCTGTTTACGGCAATTTTTTAGTAACCATGCCGGGGTACTTTCTCCGGAGCAGTTGGAAATGGGCATCGATGCTTCGGTTTTAGATAATGTGGCTTCCCCCACAGCAAATCTAAATACCTTGGCTAATTTATTGCAAGACAGTCCGCAAATTTACCGGGATTTGCAGGAAACCATGGCCCAATTATTGGACCAACTAATGGCAGATGCAGCGGGTCAGGATTTGGGTAACAGTTTTTTCGTCCACTATGCTCCTAATTTGGGCCGGGATGAACAGGGTAAGGAAATTATTCGTTGGGCCAAGGCTGGGAATTCCGGCACCACCGACTTTCAGTTTATGTTGCAGGGGGGGGTCAAAGAAGCAGGGGTTTTGGCCTTGCTGAACCGTTACTACCACAGTCGGACGGGGCAATATCCTTTGGGGGAAAGTTTTAGTGCTCGCCAAGCCCCCCCATCCCACCAGGATTTGTTGCATTTGGTGAAAACGAAATTTGATCTGGACTTGATGCCCTTGATCATTGGGGTTGGGGATACGATCACTAGCCAGGTGGATGAAACTACCGGTGAAATTCGACGCGGCGGGAGCGATCGCCAATTTTTGCAACTAATCCAAGACTTGGGAGATTTGGGAAATCAGGGTAACTTAGTGGTGTATGTGGACAGTTCCCAGGGGGAGGTAAAAAACCGTCAACCTCTGCAATTAGAAACCGTGGCAGGGCAAACCCAAGTGGTGGCCGGCCCTGGGGATATGCGGGACAGGGAAGATCCATTGAAGATTAATGTGGCTTTTCCCGGTGGCCATGACCAGTATGTCGCGGCGTTTAAACAGGCGGCCCAGCGCCGACGAACCCATTTTTCCCAGTAG
- a CDS encoding ABC transporter ATP-binding protein, which yields MASVSFEQVTKQFGDYVAVNNLNLEIEDGEFLVFVGPSGCGKTTSLRLLAGLETVSQGQICIGDRRVNELSPKDRDIAMVFQSYALYPHMSVYDNMAFSLDLQGKSKDEIKQRVHSAAELLGIEKLLHRKPKELSGGQRQRVAVGRAIVRKPSVFLMDEPLSNLDAMLRVQARKEISKLHSDLATTFIYVTHDQVEAMTMGDRIAVMKDGILQQVDSPANLYNQPANLFVAGFIGSPAMNFFQVERSSQAEEEKLNLDGVALPLPETVAKNGDRAITLGIRPENIYHPQYLPLEIEPMELPATINLVEMMGNELIVYAQTAAGTEFVARIDPRVEIKQKDSVKFVVDAHRFYYFDREMETAIT from the coding sequence ATGGCTAGTGTCAGTTTTGAACAGGTAACTAAACAGTTTGGTGATTATGTTGCCGTTAATAATTTGAATTTGGAAATTGAGGACGGGGAGTTTTTAGTGTTTGTGGGGCCGTCCGGTTGTGGCAAAACCACTTCTCTAAGACTTTTGGCCGGGCTGGAAACCGTTAGTCAAGGACAAATCTGCATTGGCGATCGCCGGGTGAATGAACTATCTCCCAAGGATCGAGACATTGCCATGGTGTTCCAGTCCTATGCTCTCTATCCCCACATGAGCGTCTATGACAATATGGCCTTTAGTCTCGATTTACAAGGCAAATCCAAAGACGAAATTAAGCAACGGGTTCACAGCGCCGCTGAATTGTTAGGCATTGAAAAATTACTGCACCGCAAGCCCAAAGAATTATCTGGAGGGCAACGGCAGCGAGTGGCAGTGGGCAGGGCCATTGTGCGTAAACCCTCCGTGTTTTTAATGGATGAACCCCTTTCCAACTTAGATGCCATGCTCCGGGTGCAGGCCCGCAAGGAAATCAGCAAACTCCACAGCGATCTGGCCACTACCTTCATTTACGTTACCCACGACCAGGTGGAAGCCATGACCATGGGCGATCGTATTGCCGTGATGAAGGATGGTATTTTGCAACAGGTGGATAGTCCCGCTAATTTATACAATCAGCCCGCTAACCTATTTGTGGCCGGTTTCATTGGCAGCCCCGCCATGAACTTTTTTCAGGTGGAAAGATCAAGTCAAGCAGAGGAAGAAAAACTCAATTTGGATGGTGTGGCCCTACCATTACCAGAAACCGTGGCCAAAAACGGCGATCGTGCCATTACCCTCGGTATTCGCCCTGAAAATATTTATCATCCCCAGTACTTACCGCTAGAAATTGAGCCCATGGAATTACCCGCCACCATTAACCTAGTGGAAATGATGGGTAATGAATTGATTGTTTATGCCCAAACCGCCGCCGGCACAGAATTTGTGGCTCGCATTGATCCCAGGGTAGAGATTAAACAAAAAGACTCAGTTAAGTTTGTGGTTGATGCTCACCGCTTCTACTACTTTGATCGGGAAATGGAAACGGCTATTACTTAG
- a CDS encoding family 10 glycosylhydrolase, which yields MFKFSLQKLLRVLSLFLATIGIIVAIVFLWENSLAYPTKIRGVWLTNVDSNVLYDSAQLRTAIADLKSTNFNTLYPTVWNDGHTLYPSAVAQQWLGETQDPKLGDRDMLAEVINLGKEQSMRVIPWFEFGFMAPAESEWIKNHPHWLTTNSQGETVWLEGGTIPRVWLNPLHPEVQQLITALLVDLVRRYDVDGIQLDDHFGYPYNFGYDPITVELYRQETGNEPPPAPGLNLYQNCVSSDPVWQQWIDWRSTKISRYVRNLVPILKAVKSDLTISISPNPQTFSKNCFLLDWQTWHQAGVVDELVLQIYREKQAAFTGELQQSSVQQTKVEIPVVVGILSGLKNRPIPPQRIQQQAQWVDDQDFAGTSFFFYESLWNLEAETSTNSFGLRQQWQRLYRQLNR from the coding sequence ATGTTTAAGTTTAGTTTGCAAAAACTATTACGGGTTTTAAGCCTGTTTTTGGCGACGATTGGCATTATTGTTGCCATAGTTTTCTTGTGGGAAAATTCCCTAGCTTACCCCACTAAAATTCGGGGAGTTTGGTTGACCAATGTAGATAGTAATGTTCTTTACGATTCAGCCCAATTAAGAACGGCGATCGCCGACTTAAAAAGCACCAATTTCAATACCCTTTACCCAACGGTTTGGAACGATGGCCATACTCTCTATCCCAGTGCCGTGGCCCAACAATGGTTAGGAGAAACTCAAGATCCTAAACTTGGTGATCGGGACATGTTAGCGGAGGTAATTAACCTAGGCAAAGAACAATCTATGCGGGTTATTCCCTGGTTTGAATTTGGCTTTATGGCCCCGGCGGAGAGTGAATGGATCAAAAATCATCCCCATTGGTTAACTACTAATTCCCAAGGAGAAACTGTTTGGCTGGAAGGGGGCACCATACCGAGGGTATGGCTAAATCCTCTTCATCCGGAAGTACAACAACTAATTACTGCCTTATTGGTGGATTTAGTCCGTCGCTACGATGTCGATGGCATTCAGTTGGATGATCATTTTGGTTATCCCTACAATTTTGGTTATGACCCCATCACTGTTGAGTTATACCGCCAAGAAACTGGCAATGAACCGCCGCCGGCCCCTGGGTTAAACCTGTATCAAAACTGCGTTAGCTCCGACCCCGTTTGGCAACAATGGATCGATTGGCGATCGACGAAGATTAGTCGTTATGTACGAAATTTAGTACCCATTTTGAAAGCGGTAAAATCGGATTTGACCATTTCCATTTCCCCCAATCCCCAAACCTTCTCTAAAAATTGCTTTTTATTAGATTGGCAAACTTGGCATCAAGCCGGGGTGGTGGATGAGTTGGTTTTACAGATTTACCGAGAAAAACAAGCCGCTTTTACCGGGGAATTACAACAATCTTCAGTGCAACAAACTAAAGTGGAAATCCCCGTAGTGGTGGGCATTTTGAGTGGCTTAAAAAATCGTCCTATTCCTCCCCAGAGAATTCAACAGCAAGCCCAATGGGTTGATGATCAAGATTTTGCCGGCACCTCTTTCTTTTTCTATGAAAGTTTATGGAATCTAGAAGCAGAAACCAGTACTAACTCCTTTGGTTTACGGCAACAGTGGCAAAGATTATATCGACAACTCAACCGTTAA
- a CDS encoding FAD-binding oxidoreductase → MDWSAIATSLTAQGLEVIQDPQQRQKLSSDYAHFSPILVEQLHGKQADLVVLARSEPEAIAVIRCCVANQIPLTVRGAGTGNYGQCVPLQGGIVLDLSPMQRIISLEPGRAVVEPGVKLGKLEQQAKQMGWELRLLPSTYQTATVGGFVSGGSTGIGAVNYGTLFDPGNVQSLTVLTMEAEPQRLVLAGEAAQPVIHGYGTNGIITEITLPLAPALPWQEAIVSFADLSAAIAFAQNLANQDGIVSKEISIQGHPIPQYFSGLKNYYRPGDHWVMVIVSALDWLAFTELAKANKGQIIFEQNPQALGKKVSLIEFNWNHTTLLARAMDSNLTYLQVFFYQDLEQILTLEKLFQDEIMFHIEMMRIQGVMCLAGFPLVKFTNGDLLEEIMTAHQNLGARIANPHTYSLAGGSVQPLPESQLIFKRQVDPFNLLNPGKLTD, encoded by the coding sequence ATGGATTGGTCAGCAATTGCGACATCGTTGACGGCCCAGGGCTTGGAGGTGATCCAAGACCCCCAACAAAGACAAAAACTATCCAGCGATTACGCCCATTTCAGCCCTATTTTGGTGGAGCAGTTACATGGTAAACAGGCAGACCTGGTGGTGTTGGCTCGATCAGAACCAGAGGCGATCGCCGTGATCCGTTGCTGTGTGGCAAATCAAATTCCCCTCACAGTACGGGGGGCAGGCACGGGCAATTATGGTCAATGTGTTCCCCTCCAGGGGGGCATTGTGTTGGATTTGTCCCCTATGCAAAGGATTATTAGCCTGGAACCAGGGCGAGCGGTGGTGGAGCCGGGAGTAAAGTTAGGCAAGCTAGAACAGCAGGCTAAACAAATGGGCTGGGAATTGCGGCTGTTACCTTCTACCTATCAAACAGCTACGGTGGGGGGCTTTGTCAGTGGCGGCAGTACCGGCATCGGCGCAGTCAACTATGGCACCCTATTTGACCCCGGCAATGTCCAGAGCCTAACGGTATTAACCATGGAGGCGGAACCCCAGCGTCTGGTTTTAGCTGGTGAAGCGGCCCAACCGGTCATCCACGGCTATGGCACCAATGGCATTATCACTGAAATTACTTTACCCCTGGCCCCGGCTTTACCCTGGCAGGAAGCCATTGTCAGTTTTGCAGATCTATCAGCGGCGATCGCCTTTGCCCAAAATTTAGCCAACCAGGACGGCATTGTTAGCAAGGAAATTTCCATTCAAGGCCATCCCATTCCGCAATATTTCAGTGGTTTAAAAAATTATTATCGGCCCGGTGACCACTGGGTAATGGTGATTGTTTCCGCCTTAGACTGGCTAGCTTTTACGGAATTAGCCAAAGCAAATAAAGGGCAAATTATTTTTGAGCAAAATCCCCAAGCCCTTGGCAAAAAAGTTAGTTTAATTGAATTTAATTGGAACCACACCACCCTGTTGGCTAGGGCCATGGATTCCAATCTCACCTATCTCCAGGTATTTTTCTATCAAGATTTAGAACAAATTCTTACCCTAGAAAAACTCTTTCAAGATGAGATTATGTTCCACATTGAAATGATGCGTATCCAAGGGGTAATGTGTTTGGCTGGTTTTCCTTTGGTTAAATTTACCAACGGCGATCTCCTAGAAGAGATTATGACGGCTCACCAAAATCTAGGGGCCAGAATTGCCAATCCCCACACCTACAGTTTGGCCGGAGGTTCAGTACAACCCCTGCCAGAATCCCAATTAATTTTTAAACGGCAAGTAGATCCTTTTAATTTACTCAACCCAGGCAAATTGACCGATTGA
- a CDS encoding EAL domain-containing protein has product MSTILVVEDESIIRELIGETLSLENYGILEAENGVVALGLLNSLEVMPDLIICDVMMPEMDGHGLITALQQDPKTAAIPFIFLTALGTMQDFRKGMNSGADDYLIKPFKQEDLLNAVNSRLQKQAKLSAFYQRNLLLSSSDRRRRSSSTGTPTLTPDEAEIWRDLEVGLNTGQVCLFYQPKVAIHNHCLIGCEALIRWHHPRKGFVSPGIFIPIAEKTGFISVVGEWVIETALRQCQQWQYLGLDPLKVAINISAQQFHGEDLICILRLGTQKYDVSPQQLEVELTETLLVKNVQDSIDQLNELRAEGFSVAIDDFGTGYSSLSYLQQFPFDVLKIDQSFVRHIDKNAKNKTITASIINLAHELDLRVVAEGVETWAEYDTIADMRCDELQGYLFSRPLPVADFNELLSQGTDSPILPLRR; this is encoded by the coding sequence ATGAGTACTATTTTAGTTGTCGAGGATGAAAGTATTATCCGGGAGTTGATTGGGGAGACTCTGAGTTTGGAAAACTACGGGATTCTAGAAGCGGAAAATGGGGTTGTGGCCTTGGGGCTACTCAACTCTCTGGAGGTGATGCCCGATTTAATCATCTGTGATGTGATGATGCCGGAAATGGACGGCCACGGCTTGATTACGGCTCTACAGCAAGACCCTAAAACAGCGGCCATTCCCTTCATTTTTCTCACGGCCCTGGGAACTATGCAAGATTTTCGCAAGGGGATGAATTCCGGAGCGGATGATTATCTGATTAAGCCCTTTAAACAAGAAGATTTGCTGAATGCGGTTAATAGCCGTTTGCAAAAACAAGCCAAGTTGTCAGCCTTTTACCAGAGAAATCTGCTCCTTTCGTCCAGCGATAGGCGTCGCCGCTCCAGTAGCACAGGCACACCGACCCTAACCCCCGATGAGGCAGAAATTTGGCGGGATTTGGAAGTAGGTTTAAACACCGGACAAGTTTGTCTCTTTTACCAACCGAAAGTAGCCATTCACAACCATTGTTTGATCGGCTGTGAAGCGCTCATCCGTTGGCATCATCCCCGTAAAGGTTTTGTTTCTCCAGGAATTTTCATCCCGATCGCCGAAAAAACAGGCTTTATCAGCGTGGTGGGGGAATGGGTGATTGAAACAGCGTTACGTCAGTGCCAGCAATGGCAATACCTAGGGCTGGATCCGCTGAAAGTGGCGATCAATATTTCTGCCCAACAATTCCATGGAGAAGATCTAATTTGCATTTTGCGGCTCGGCACCCAAAAGTATGATGTTAGTCCCCAACAATTGGAAGTGGAATTAACGGAAACCCTGTTGGTGAAAAATGTCCAGGATTCTATTGACCAGTTAAATGAACTCCGGGCCGAGGGCTTCAGCGTGGCGATCGACGACTTTGGCACTGGTTACTCTTCCCTGAGTTATCTACAACAGTTCCCCTTTGACGTTCTGAAAATAGATCAAAGCTTTGTTCGTCACATTGACAAAAACGCCAAAAATAAAACTATCACCGCCTCGATTATCAACCTGGCCCACGAACTGGATTTGCGGGTAGTGGCTGAAGGGGTGGAAACCTGGGCAGAATACGATACCATTGCGGACATGAGGTGTGACGAGTTGCAAGGCTATCTTTTTAGTCGTCCTCTACCAGTGGCGGATTTCAACGAGTTGTTAAGCCAGGGCACAGACAGTCCTATTTTGCCCCTACGCCGCTGA
- the bchL gene encoding ferredoxin:protochlorophyllide reductase (ATP-dependent) iron-sulfur ATP-binding protein, translating to MTLAVYGKGGIGKSTTSCNISTALAKRGKKVLQIGCDPKHDSTFTLTGFLIPTIIDTLQEKDFHYEDIWPEDVIYKGYAGVDCVEAGGPPAGAGCGGYVVGETVKLLKELNAFDEYDVILFDVLGDVVCGGFAAPLNYADYCLIVTDNGFDALFAANRIAASVREKARTHSLRLAGLIGNRTSKRDLIDKYIEAVPMPVLEILPLIEDIRVSRVKGKTLFEMAESDPSLEYVCDYYLNIADQILSQPEGVVPKDAQDRDLFSLLSDFYLNPTQPTSQTKELDLMMV from the coding sequence CTGACACTTGCGGTATATGGCAAAGGCGGCATTGGTAAATCCACCACCAGTTGCAACATCTCCACAGCATTGGCAAAACGAGGCAAAAAAGTTCTCCAGATTGGCTGTGATCCCAAACATGACAGCACCTTCACCCTCACCGGCTTTCTCATTCCCACCATCATCGACACCCTGCAAGAAAAGGATTTTCATTACGAAGACATCTGGCCCGAGGATGTCATTTACAAAGGTTATGCCGGAGTGGATTGCGTCGAAGCCGGCGGCCCCCCCGCCGGGGCTGGTTGTGGCGGTTACGTGGTGGGGGAAACAGTGAAATTGCTGAAGGAACTAAACGCCTTTGACGAGTACGACGTTATTTTATTTGACGTGCTGGGGGACGTAGTTTGCGGTGGTTTCGCCGCCCCGTTGAACTATGCTGATTATTGTTTGATTGTTACGGATAATGGTTTTGATGCCCTGTTTGCTGCCAACCGGATCGCTGCTTCTGTACGAGAAAAAGCTCGTACCCATAGCCTCCGCCTGGCCGGACTAATTGGCAATCGCACCTCCAAACGGGACTTGATTGATAAATACATCGAAGCAGTGCCCATGCCAGTATTGGAAATTTTGCCCCTGATTGAAGATATTCGAGTTTCTCGGGTAAAAGGCAAAACCCTGTTTGAAATGGCTGAATCCGACCCTTCCTTAGAATATGTTTGTGATTATTACCTGAACATTGCTGATCAAATTTTGTCCCAACCGGAAGGGGTAGTACCCAAGGATGCCCAGGATCGGGATCTATTCAGCTTACTGTCTGATTTCTACCTCAATCCCACCCAGCCCACTAGCCAAACCAAAGAATTGGATCTAATGATGGTTTAA
- a CDS encoding phosphate ABC transporter permease, with product MLIPLTKETFDQVVPVIATGAQYSHAWGKVYNLLARLLISLLIVVSIWIVGLIFGHGARGVELVCFIIGGMYWLWCPVYVASVRNNQYRRFPYVGFWRGEVLDIFITEELISQTQQADQFGQLVLVENIERRINLEVGDRQGFTAVVQAPVQKTYKAIRPGMVAEILLFSKNAELERVGKLSDLYLPQLDLWVGDYPVVRRDIFRDISNQFGSSAPRRRSPSLGTSGRFH from the coding sequence ATGCTCATTCCCCTTACTAAAGAAACCTTTGACCAAGTGGTACCTGTTATTGCTACCGGTGCCCAGTATTCCCATGCCTGGGGTAAGGTCTATAACCTTTTAGCCAGATTACTGATCTCCCTCTTGATTGTGGTTTCCATTTGGATTGTGGGTTTGATTTTTGGCCACGGAGCCCGGGGAGTGGAATTAGTTTGCTTCATTATCGGTGGTATGTATTGGCTGTGGTGTCCAGTTTATGTGGCCAGTGTGCGGAATAATCAGTACCGTCGTTTTCCCTATGTGGGGTTTTGGCGGGGGGAAGTGCTGGACATTTTCATCACCGAAGAATTAATCAGCCAGACCCAGCAGGCAGATCAGTTTGGGCAGTTGGTGCTGGTGGAAAATATTGAGCGGCGCATTAACTTGGAGGTCGGCGATCGCCAGGGATTTACGGCGGTGGTCCAGGCTCCCGTACAGAAAACGTACAAAGCAATTCGGCCGGGCATGGTGGCAGAAATACTGTTGTTCTCCAAAAATGCTGAGTTGGAGAGGGTTGGCAAATTAAGTGACCTTTATCTACCCCAATTAGACCTCTGGGTGGGGGACTATCCAGTGGTTCGTCGGGATATTTTTCGCGATATTAGCAATCAGTTCGGCTCTTCGGCTCCCCGTCGTCGGTCTCCATCCCTCGGCACATCTGGCCGGTTTCATTAA
- the leuC gene encoding 3-isopropylmalate dehydratase large subunit, with the protein MSARTLFDKVWDLHTISVLPSGQTQLFIGLHLIHEVTSPQAFAMLKERGLRVMYPERTVATVDHIVPTENQQRPFQDSLAEEMMQALEVNTKAHNIRFHPIGSGNQGIVHVIAPEQGLTQPGMTIACGDSHTSTHGAFGAIAFGIGTSQVRDVLAAQSLSLNKLKVRKIEVDGDLAPGVYAKDVILHIIRKLGVKGGVGYAYEYAGSTFANLDMEERMTVCNMSIEGGARCGYINPDEVTFAYLKGREFAPQGEDWDKALQWWRSIASDPDAVYDDVVSFRAEDIEPTVTWGITPGQGIGISEPVPTLDSLDPDDQAIASEAYKYMQFQPGQPLKGTKVDVCFIGSCTNGRLSDLEEAAKVAKGHQVAAGVKAFVVPGSERVKQQAEAAGLDQIFQAAGFEWREAGCSMCLAMNPDKLQGDQLSASSSNRNFKGRQGSASGRTLLMSPAMVAAAAITGQVSDVRELVG; encoded by the coding sequence ATGAGCGCAAGAACCTTATTTGATAAAGTTTGGGATCTCCACACCATCAGTGTTTTGCCATCGGGTCAAACCCAACTCTTCATCGGGTTGCACCTGATCCACGAAGTCACCAGTCCCCAGGCCTTTGCCATGCTGAAGGAGCGGGGGTTGCGGGTTATGTATCCAGAAAGAACAGTGGCCACAGTGGACCACATTGTACCAACGGAAAATCAACAACGGCCTTTTCAGGATTCCCTAGCCGAAGAAATGATGCAGGCTTTGGAGGTCAATACTAAGGCCCATAATATTCGCTTCCATCCCATTGGCTCCGGCAATCAAGGCATTGTCCACGTCATTGCCCCGGAACAGGGCCTAACTCAACCGGGTATGACCATTGCCTGTGGCGACTCCCACACTTCAACCCACGGAGCCTTCGGAGCGATCGCCTTTGGCATTGGCACTTCCCAAGTACGGGACGTGTTAGCGGCCCAGAGTTTGAGCTTAAACAAGTTAAAGGTGAGAAAAATTGAGGTTGACGGTGATTTGGCGCCTGGGGTCTACGCCAAGGATGTTATTCTCCACATTATCCGCAAATTGGGCGTTAAGGGTGGTGTGGGCTATGCCTACGAATATGCTGGGTCAACCTTTGCCAACCTGGACATGGAAGAACGCATGACCGTTTGCAATATGTCCATTGAGGGGGGAGCCCGCTGTGGTTATATCAACCCAGATGAAGTGACCTTTGCATACCTGAAGGGGCGGGAGTTTGCTCCCCAAGGGGAAGATTGGGACAAGGCCTTGCAATGGTGGCGCAGTATCGCTAGTGACCCCGATGCAGTGTATGACGATGTGGTTTCCTTCCGGGCAGAGGACATTGAGCCCACCGTTACCTGGGGTATCACCCCCGGCCAAGGCATTGGTATTAGTGAACCTGTTCCCACCCTCGACAGCCTCGACCCCGATGACCAGGCGATCGCCAGCGAAGCCTACAAATATATGCAATTCCAGCCGGGACAGCCACTAAAGGGTACCAAGGTTGATGTTTGTTTCATTGGTAGTTGCACCAACGGCCGTTTGAGTGACCTGGAAGAAGCAGCTAAAGTAGCCAAGGGACATCAGGTGGCGGCAGGGGTAAAAGCCTTTGTGGTACCTGGTTCCGAACGGGTGAAGCAACAGGCCGAAGCAGCGGGATTAGATCAAATTTTTCAAGCGGCGGGCTTTGAATGGCGGGAAGCAGGCTGTTCCATGTGTTTGGCCATGAACCCAGATAAACTCCAGGGCGATCAACTGAGTGCTTCTTCCTCCAACCGCAATTTTAAGGGGCGTCAGGGTTCTGCCTCTGGTCGCACCTTGTTAATGAGTCCAGCTATGGTGGCAGCGGCGGCCATTACGGGGCAAGTGTCAGATGTGCGGGAACTAGTCGGCTAA
- a CDS encoding glycoside hydrolase family 57 protein encodes MALGYVALVLHAHLPFVRHPESDYVLEEEWLYEAITETYIPLIHVFEGLQRDGVDFKITMSMTPPLVSMLRDPLLQRRYEAHLSLLQELLEKEIVRNEHNGHLQYLANFYAQEFASIRETWERYDGDLVTAFKQFQDSNNLEIITCGATHGYFPLMKMYPQAVWAQIKVACEHYQENFGRSPKGIWLPECAYYEGVERMLADAGLRYFLVDGHGVLYARPRPRFGTYAPIFTETGVAAFGRDHESSQQVWSSQVGYPGDPVYREFYKDLGWEAEYEYIKPYIMPNGQRKNIGIKYHKITSRDGGLSEKAWYDPYWAKEKAAEHAANFMYNRQQQVGHLAGIMGRPPLVVSPYDAELFGHWWYEGPWFIDYLFRKSWFDQGTFEMTHLADYLRGSPNQQVCRPSQSSWGYKGFHEYWLNETNAWIYPHLHKAAERMIELSHRQAVDELEERALNQAARELLLAQSSDWAFIMRTGTMVPYAVRRTRSHLLRFDKLFDDIRANKVDSGWLEKVELMDNIFPSIDYRVYRPI; translated from the coding sequence ATGGCTCTTGGCTATGTTGCCCTTGTCCTCCACGCCCATCTTCCCTTTGTTCGGCACCCAGAAAGCGATTATGTTTTGGAGGAGGAATGGTTATACGAGGCCATCACGGAGACCTATATTCCCCTGATCCATGTATTTGAAGGTTTGCAGCGGGATGGGGTAGATTTTAAAATTACCATGAGCATGACGCCGCCGTTGGTTTCCATGCTCCGGGATCCCCTGTTGCAAAGGCGTTACGAAGCCCATTTATCTTTGTTGCAGGAATTATTAGAAAAAGAAATTGTTCGCAATGAACACAACGGCCATCTACAGTATTTAGCCAATTTTTACGCCCAAGAATTTGCCTCTATTCGGGAAACCTGGGAGCGCTACGATGGCGATTTAGTCACAGCTTTTAAACAGTTCCAAGACAGCAATAATCTGGAAATTATTACCTGTGGTGCCACCCATGGATATTTTCCTTTGATGAAAATGTATCCCCAAGCGGTGTGGGCCCAGATTAAGGTGGCCTGCGAACATTACCAAGAAAACTTTGGGCGATCGCCAAAGGGCATTTGGTTGCCGGAATGTGCCTATTACGAAGGGGTAGAAAGAATGCTCGCCGATGCGGGTCTGCGATACTTCCTGGTAGATGGCCATGGCGTTTTATACGCCCGTCCCCGACCCCGGTTTGGCACCTATGCTCCTATTTTTACTGAAACAGGGGTGGCCGCCTTTGGCCGGGACCATGAATCTTCCCAACAAGTGTGGTCTTCCCAGGTGGGTTACCCGGGGGATCCGGTCTATCGAGAATTTTATAAAGATTTGGGCTGGGAAGCGGAGTATGAGTACATCAAGCCCTATATCATGCCCAACGGTCAGCGGAAAAATATTGGCATCAAATATCACAAAATCACCAGTCGGGATGGGGGACTGTCGGAAAAGGCTTGGTACGATCCCTACTGGGCCAAGGAAAAGGCCGCTGAACATGCCGCTAACTTTATGTATAACCGCCAGCAACAGGTAGGCCACCTAGCGGGCATTATGGGGCGTCCTCCCCTGGTCGTGTCTCCCTACGATGCGGAACTGTTTGGCCATTGGTGGTACGAAGGACCGTGGTTTATTGACTACCTATTCCGCAAATCTTGGTTTGATCAAGGCACGTTTGAGATGACCCATCTGGCAGATTATCTGCGGGGAAGTCCTAACCAACAGGTTTGTCGTCCTTCCCAATCCAGTTGGGGTTATAAGGGTTTCCATGAATATTGGCTGAATGAAACCAATGCCTGGATTTATCCCCACCTACATAAAGCCGCTGAGCGCATGATTGAATTAAGCCATCGGCAAGCGGTGGATGAGTTGGAAGAACGGGCTTTAAACCAAGCGGCCCGGGAATTGCTGTTGGCCCAATCTTCTGACTGGGCATTTATTATGCGGACGGGAACCATGGTGCCCTATGCGGTACGTCGTACCCGTTCCCATCTGTTGCGCTTCGATAAATTGTTTGATGATATTCGAGCTAATAAGGTGGATTCCGGTTGGCTAGAAAAGGTTGAGCTGATGGATAATATTTTTCCTAGCATTGATTACCGGGTTTATCGCCCCATTTAA